CACGGGAGGAGTATTCTTTAGCATTCCCGATATTTCAATATTTTGACCGGTGGGACGCCATGGAGATTCGTTTCATTCCCCACGCACTGGAGAGGCTTGAGGAAAGGGGAATTCCGGGGGAACTGGTAGAGGAGGTTATCTCAAACCCGGAGGGTGTTTCGGAAGGATACTTCGGGAGGAAGGTTGCCCAGAAGCGCCTGAACGGCAAGCTGATAAGGGCCATCTACGAGGAGACGTCTGATGGAGTGGTTGTTGTTATCACAGCATACGTAACTTCCAAAGTCAGAAAATATGGAGGGGGTGAGGAACGATGAGGATATCATACGACCCAAAACACGATGTCATGTACATAAAGTTCTCCGACGCAAGGATCGTCGAGACGGTCGAGGTTGAGGAGGGCGTGATAATAGACTACGGCGAGAAGGGGGAGATAGTGGGCATAGAGATAATCAACGCCTCCCTGAGAACTCACTCGCATCCGTTAAACGAGATAACGGTGAGAATTGAAGAGACCACTGTCCACTGACTCTGCTATTGCTGGTTGGGGGAGATAAAATGAACGGGCTCAAAAACCTCGAAAAGGGATTCACCATCTGGCTCACGGGGCCGAGCGGTGCCGGAAAAACAACCCTGGCTGTAAAGCTCGCCAGGAAGCTCAGGGAGATGGGCTATCGCGTCGAGATACTCGACGGGGACACGATAAGAAAGACGCTCTATCCCGAGCTGGGCTTTTCAAAGGAAGCGAGGGAGATGCACAACCGCGTTGTTATCCACATGGCCAAGCTCCTCAGCAGGAACGGGGTCATAGCGATAGTCTCGCTGATTTCGCCCTACAGGGCC
This window of the Thermococcus thermotolerans genome carries:
- the cysC gene encoding adenylyl-sulfate kinase yields the protein MNGLKNLEKGFTIWLTGPSGAGKTTLAVKLARKLREMGYRVEILDGDTIRKTLYPELGFSKEAREMHNRVVIHMAKLLSRNGVIAIVSLISPYRAVREYARREIGNFMEVYVYAPLEVRIQRDPKGLYAKALRGEIKGLTGYDGVYEEPENPEVRVDSSKMTPEEEVEAVIEKAKELGYLP
- a CDS encoding DUF4258 domain-containing protein, with translation MEIRFIPHALERLEERGIPGELVEEVISNPEGVSEGYFGRKVAQKRLNGKLIRAIYEETSDGVVVVITAYVTSKVRKYGGGEER
- a CDS encoding DUF2283 domain-containing protein, whose protein sequence is MRISYDPKHDVMYIKFSDARIVETVEVEEGVIIDYGEKGEIVGIEIINASLRTHSHPLNEITVRIEETTVH